The following DNA comes from Scomber scombrus chromosome 7, fScoSco1.1, whole genome shotgun sequence.
CTACAAAAAGTCTATCCCTGTAGTCCACAATAGAATTAAAACAATTACTTAAGTAATCAACATGAAATTAATTGATCACAATTTTTGTAATCTATTATTGTTTAAAACTATATACTAAGAAACTATTCATACATTTGCTGAATTATAGCATCTACATTTGGAAAATAGGTTTGTATTTTTCAGTCTGATGTAATTGTAAATTGGATACCTTTGAGTATTTGACATGAGCATGaaataaacaacttttaaaaaacaacagggttTTAGTGACAAAATGggcattatcttttttttctttcaaattttatagaacagattaaaaaacagcagattaattgatgataGAAATGTATATGTATCTATCCATTTCTCAAAGACACCTTCCATTTAGCtcattcaaattattttttattactattactatttataacctgtcttttgtgttttaacTGTGTTGTTTATGGATGGGACGAGTCACTAAAGATCTGAGAACAACTAATCTGATTTTTGTAAAAACCTTATGAAATTAGACTTTAATGCAGGTCGAGCACAATGTTCTACTGAATGCATTTCGAAAAAGATGTCAGAAAGGCTTTCAGATATGACTGAAATAACTGACCGTGGTGAGAGCGTTCTTTCGACTGCGGTCtttcttcatcctccctccaGCTGCTCGAACACTAACCCTGTTCTCTCCACCCAGGAAGCCTCTGCAGCTGGGCGCTCCACAGAAGCATTTCTGTGCTTCTTTGCTAGAAGATAAAACAAAGGTGGAATAACTACAATTACACCATCAGTTAAAATTTTAAATAGTCATATCTTTATTAACATATCTATATGTGCTTCAATGATTTCACACATGTATAGATAGCATAAAATACAATTGTGAGGGGTTAAAAACGGCAAACAAATAATACCCATATCTCTGAAACTGGTAATCAAAGGTCAGTTCAGTTCCTTCAGGGACTGCCTTGGTGGTGAAGAACCCAACTCTAAGCTGGCCATTGACCGTCCActgaaatggaataaaaatcACCTGGTTAATCAACTTTCAGTAAAGTGACCTGACAGCGTATTATAGAAGTGCTTTCTTTTGCCACTGTACCTTTTGGGTTTCACAGTTGGGCTCGCAGCTGTGGTTCATAAACCGAGAGCAATTACCCTTCAGCGTGGCGTCAATGATCTAAGGAGAAATAATGATGTCAAGTATTTCTGCCAGCTACTTTAACCAAACCATTAAACCAGATTGCAgtttaaatattcacattaattGCATTGTGTCATTTTATCACTTACCTCATTATTCTTTAGAGACATGAAATAGTAGTGGATGTTCTTGTTGCGAGCGTATTCTTTCACCCTTGTCTTGAACTCCTTGTGGTCCAACACTTCCCCACAGTATTCCAGTACAAAGGTGTTACTGAGATagttataaaaacaaacaagtttaAACAATATCCAGTCATTTTCCATCCAGTCAATGATTTTATTCCACTGGCACattagttttttgtttccacAATTACGATGATACCCCGTCACAACATACCATTTTGTCTTACAAACCTTACTCTAAACCTTTAACTGATATTCTCTTATCATAGTcacatttatgcatttaaaagtgtaaaattgGAAAAGAGCAACATTTCTAAGAGGCTTACGTAGTCAAGTCTTTAGCTGCCCGTAGTCCCCAGCCTTTGTCCTCTGTGAGGATAACCTCAAAGTCTGCATGCTGTTTCATTTGAAAGCGTCGATTGGAGCAGTACATTCCATTTAGGCATCGTGACGAACTACAACGATACAAGTtcaaaacaaaagagaagaTGTTAAGCACATATTCTTTAGTCAGTACATGTATGTCAACATGTTAAATAGTTTTTCCAGGATTAGCTCGCCAAATTTGTATTGTATAAAGCATGATTGATGCCAGATCTTCGGTAGTTCTTAGTAAGTGCACCATGTTGTAAGATGTCCTATTTCTGAAGCAACAACCATAATTTGTAAAAGTTTCTGTAACAGTAGAACACTTTTTCCAtttgtgcaaatgttttaaattaaaagttgagTTATTACATGTTGTGTCACAGCTTTATCAGTAATAATCAACTTACCACTCAATCATCAACAGTCGGTTTAAACAGTCTTCCCCACATGCCAATACTCCCCTTGAACGCTCCTCTCTAGACAGCATTGGGCACTCACATTGCATTCTCTTTATATCTCGATGAGATTTGCTCTTCTTTCTGcagataacatttaaaaacagtcagATCTCAAGTCAAAGAAAACCATATGTTTTGTTAATTGAGCTGAACAACACCTTACCTCTCAGTTAGGTACAGATTCTCCTCAATCAAGTCGAAATAGGGCGGCATCTTTTTAGACCTGGAAAAGTCTTTCCATTTATTGGAGTCTTGAAAGTCCTGCAGATTGAGTGATGGTCGGTTCGCCTCAGTTTTGACAATGGTTTCCTTAGAGACATCAGTATCTCCTTGACGCTCCCTCTTGACTGCAGGCCCAGCTTCTGCTTCATTATCCGAATCAGACTCGATCTCTTGTCGCCTTTTCTTGGGAGGACCCCTGCCTCTGTGGGGCCTGAAATTGTCTTCTCTTGGGGGATCGGGCACAGCAGAGCCCCTGCTGTTGCTGCTTATTTCATGACCTTGCACAAAGCTTGATGACCCAGGAGTGTTAGGTCCAATGCATTCAACAGCTGCTAGTTTATCACCACTGTAGTCTTCGTGGTCATTAGTGAGAGAGTCTGGATGGATTTCACCTGCAGGATCCTGATAATGTTCATGCGCATGGAGGTAGGATTCTCTGCTAGTCTGCATGTTTGGGGCTTGGTGGTTCCAGGAGGCATTACTCTCCTTGTGTTCCTGTCCCTTGGGAAAGGTTTCTGTCGGTTTAGTGTTTAGTAACTGTGGCTCATGACTGCTGTCTGGCTGCTGGTATGTACTACTGGGCTGTTCTGGTTGCGTGAAATCCCAACCCAGGCTGAATCCATGCTTGTCATTGATGTTATCAGCGTTGGAGAAATCATCATGTTGGTAATGGGAGTACATCCTCTCACCTCTTCTGCTTACGTTATGCTGTTTGTGTCCTTGTTCACAATGTCTGGAATTATCAAGGCTGTGGGCAGGATCTGTGGCACTTCCATGGGCACTGATATGACCAGTTGTGTAAGGCTGGACACCAACAGAGCTAGAACCCTCTGAGTGACTAGTACTATCAATCATATTACTCTGGGATTGAAAAAACATACTTGCATTGGATGAATCACTTACACCTGCTCTAGTTTTCCCAAATGCAATTGGAGGACAGTTTTTGACTTCAATATTCAAACCAGCTGCTATATGAGCATTCTGGAGATCTGAATTATTAATTGGACTGCACAGGGAAGCTCCAGTGTCCTGCGTGTCCATTGTGAGGGAAGAATTCTTTGGCACCACCACCACTGAGTGCAATCGTTTTATCGCCTCTCCACAATCAGAGTCATACTCTGAGTTGTCACTATCACTTGCCTCGCTCTGTCCTCCTAATGGATCCTGACTGAGAGACGTTCTCTTATGAGCACTGCTCTCTGATTTTTCTTCACAATCATCACCGTTCCAACTCTGCATCTTTGCAGCTTTGTCGGCCCGTGATGCATCATTTGTGTGCAGGGgctcatctgtgtttgttttttgagaaaTAGTCAGTTTTAAGTCACAGTGGTCAATGCTGGTGCTTGCTAATGAAGGTTCACTTTGGTCTTTGCATTTGTCAGTCTTAGATGCGCTGTCTGAGCCTACTTCCTGCTTAGGGAGCTCGGTCTGTTTCACCAGTTTGGaatgtgtttcagcttcttgCACAGTATTGTCAGAGTCTTGTTGGCTATTTTCTTTAGAAAACTCAATTTTTTTGACGGAGATCACTTTTTTAACAGTAGGCTTACTCTCTGCACAAAGTGTCCTCTGTGAAGTGTCACTCTCTGAGGTGTCCTGCCCAACAATATCCCATCGAGACTTTTTGGTGGAAATGCTGTTCTTTTTAACTATATCTGTATTTTGCTGGCCACATGTCAGCTGATTCTCAGATTCGAGACATGATAAATCAGATTTGAGTGGCGAACTTGTGCCAGACTGCTCACTGTCAGTCAAAACTTGCTTCATCTCTACAATCTCTGGTTTAGTGTTCTGTTGGGCATCATGTGTGACAGTTCTTTCCACTGTATCAAGTAAGGACTTTGGCCCTAAAGAATATTCAACAACTTCCATGTCCTGGCTGCACATAATGCTATCAATACTACTGCATGAATTTAGGACCGATGCATTTGAGTTCTCGTGTGGTCTATTTTGAGAATTAGTCAAGTTTTCTAAGGCAACTTTTACCTGCTTCAGGCTTTCACTTGAGCTTAGAGTTGCATTTTTATTCTCTACTTCAAGACctgattttgtttcatttgatcTGTTGGATAATGACTCTTGCAAACTCTTGTCAGTGCATGTGACCATTTCAAGAACATCCTGATTACCTTGTTCATTTCTCTGGTTTGTATCATTTAATTGGGATTCAGAGTCCTGTTCACTATGAGAATACGATTCTATGGTGGCTGCACATGTCAGTGCTTTGCTGGGGCTGTGAAATATGTCATTTGATTGTCTATCATGTCCAGTAGTTTTCACAGAAGCTCTAGAGGGGGTCTTCTGATTCAAGTCTGGTCTACTAGTTTTATTCAGGGAGTTTTTACAGTTATCCTCAGAGCCAGAGCTTTTGTCAGGGGCCTGTGATTTTCCCTTATGATCTGCCTCAGAGTCACTCAAGCTGCTTTTGTGGCGTTTTTCATATGTTTGAGAGTGGATATGCTGACTGGAAGAAGAGGATTTGCTGTTGGTCTCTGATTTCTGATGGGTGCTAGACTTTCGGTAACTTGATTCCAGATCAGGAGAGCACTTGCGCTGTGAATCAGAGTCTGATAGCCGCTTTGAAGTCCTTTCAGACTTTGACGATTGTGTTCTTTTATCCAACTCTGAAGAATGAGGAGAATCTACAGATTTAGTGGCTCTCTCAGATTTTGAGTAAGAAGAGGATTTCGACTCTTTATGGGAGTTTGAATGGGTGGATGATCTACTAGAGTCACTTGTCCTTGTTCGTGTCTTCCTATGGTCATCTTCAGAATCAGAACTGTCCCGAGTTCTGTCAGTGCGAGAACGAGAACGTCTTCTGTCTCTGCGCGGAGAACTCCTGTGTGATCTGCGATCAGAATCATGATAGTATGACCTTTCAGAGCGTGATCCTCTGTCACCTCTGGATCTCTCTGCTCTGGAGTGAGATGAACTTGTTCGTGACCCTCTTGATCTAGACCGGGATCTAGACCTGGACCTTCTGCGATCTTTGTCGGATCGAGATGAGCGCGATGACGTGTGTCTAGAATCACGGTCCAATTTGGAGTAACTAGAAGACCTTTCATGATTCTCTGTCCGCTTAGAGgaacttttttccttttcctccacGTGTGAACCAGAGGAAGACTTTTTTACTGCTTTGCTTCTGCTGTCCGAGCTTGTTTTACTTTTGGAGTCAACTGTTTTGTGGCTGGAAGACATCTGGACTGAATCTCCATCAGATTCTGAGCCAGGGGGAACACTATCAGATTGGGACATGGTTTTCCTTTTATATACCTTATTATCCTGCTCAGTACTGCTGGaactctctccatcttttcctgAGGACACAGCGGGTTTCTTAAGGCTAGACGTTACCCTTGTCTCAGCAGCTTCAACATGAGGATTCTCCGAGAGGCAGACTCTGGCGACATTCTGAGGCGGAGGTGTTGGGAATTCGGTTTCACTCTTACTTGTTGATTTCTGCAGAACCTGTGGTTCAGGGGACTGTGGCTCCTCTGGCACAACAGATGTTGGTTTCTCTTCAGTCACAGATACACTGAGAATTTGTTTCTTGAAATGCATCTGTGCTAAATCCGTTTTCGGTTTAGTAGCTGAGGTGACTGGTGTTTGAGGAAGTGTCTCTGCTATTGATGTTGGCACCATGGGTGTCTGCTTTTTCTCAGGTTTGCTGTCTGTATTTTGTCCTCCTTTGTCTGAGGCTGACTGTGACAAGGCAGCGTTAGGTTCAGAAACAGACTTCTCAGGGCTAGCAGGAATGAAGAATGGGCTCTGCATTGGCTTCTTGGGTGTCGCGAAGCTGAAGGACACTTTCTGACGACCCTGATCCTCTAGGTTGACCTTCATCTTTGTCCCTTTAGGCAAGAGATGGTTGGACAGCATGACTCTAGGAGACAAGCTTTTTATTAGGGCTGCCTTGGACAGGCCCTCCACCGTTACCTACAATAAAAGAGAAACCACACATAAATCTGTGACCCCCATTTTTAGAAAAACTCAAATGCAAGCAGACCTTAGCATTTATCAGCTTTGTTAAGACTTACCGAAGCACTactcccctcctctctgtagTTCATAGGaatataaaaaagaggaaagacagaaatcaaTTTACACAGTTCATGTAGCACAACATAATACACCTTTTAGATGATCAGGAGGGATAAAAGCAACCACAACTATTAAAGTAGCCTTGCGAACATGTCCCTGAACATTTTGTGTGAGCTCCTAACTACAAATGACTTCAAAGAACAACATTGGTTGCCTAATCTAAAATAATATTACGTGTATACTTCTTTCTGCTGCTTTGACTTGTAATTTGATAAATTTTGAAATGCAAAAGGTCTGTTATACTAATAATAAGCATACTTCAGCTTTGTTTCTAACAAAACACTTCATTTTTAGGATGCTCATCTCAACCATGTATGTCATTTACAAGACATTCAATAATGGAGAGtaacaggaaatgaggggaaTGGCTGGCATGAAACAAAAGTCACTGAATGGATTTTCAGGACATATCACATCAGTAGTATGTGTGTAGGCTATGGACACAACTTGGTACAGTGACAAACAGATATTTGACAAAAAACAATGGATTTAAATGGTAGGTAAATGACAGGACGTACTCCTGGGGTTGTCATGTTCACTAACCTATAGATGCCAGATTAAGTATACTGGATTTTCTAAAGACTTTAACTCACAAAATGGGCCAAGGGAATGACTGGAAGGAAGGAGTAGGAGTCAGATGtaacttgaaaatgaaataaaattgtgCATTTCTAATGTATACAGAACAGAAGAATAACAGTATAGTCCTTTGGTTGGCTGATGATGGTGGTATATGTTAGTATTCTCTACAGAAATCTATCaatattgggggggggggggttatgtcCAAAACTACATAAATACTCAGCATGGTGTTGTTGGTCTTGATTATTTCATTAAGTATTAGATCAAACTTTGAGGGAATGTGCTTATCAGCTTTGTTCTGAGAAATGTCCCTCCTGCATTTGACTCATCCATAACTAGTAGCTGTGGATCATCTCTTTCAAATTAATAAGATGAGCCCAGTTCCTTGCTCAAAAGCAGTGGCAGGAGCACTCCTAATAGTTAATATGTGTGACTTAGGTGTAGAAGTAAAGTGGTGCATCCATAGGAAACCCACACAAACAGAATGAGCATGTAATAGTTAATATGTGTGACTTAGGTGTAGAAGTAAAGTGGTGCATCCATAGGAAACCCACACAAACAGAATGAGCATGTAAGCTATCCACATGATAATTAACTTCAGGACTTTCTTACAGTGAGATGACAAGATGACTGAACAAGAacaagcagagaaagaaaacaaaagtattAAATAAGTGTCCAATGAAATTGCTTTCACTGTAGCCTAGCTTGCAAGACAAATGTTCAAGATCTAAGCTTTATATCCTACTTAATTCAGAAATCCACTTGTCTCAGGCAAAAAAGTACAGCACAAGTAAATTCCACCTTAAGTATGCTTTTTGCTTCCATCTAGCCATTTTAAATATTCACACTCCATAAAATTATGCCATATTATACAATAGATGTTGCCCTCAATGTCAGTTTTTCATGCTTCATTTAGAAAACTTGTACTTGGCTCGTCAATGTTACACAGCCCCTTTGAAAGTATTGTCATCTTTTATCTATTCTCTTTAGTCTTTGGCATTAAGAATACAGTCAAAATTCTTTCTAAATCTGTTTGTACAGTTCACTGCAAATCAACTCTTCACAATTTAGCAGTGTATAGAcagattttaatgtttatgtttgcCATGTTACAATAcatttgtgacatttctgtTAAGTG
Coding sequences within:
- the setd2 gene encoding histone-lysine N-methyltransferase SETD2 isoform X1, with translation MGEPCDLKHLVKEEGSSASVTVEGLSKAALIKSLSPRVMLSNHLLPKGTKMKVNLEDQGRQKVSFSFATPKKPMQSPFFIPASPEKSVSEPNAALSQSASDKGGQNTDSKPEKKQTPMVPTSIAETLPQTPVTSATKPKTDLAQMHFKKQILSVSVTEEKPTSVVPEEPQSPEPQVLQKSTSKSETEFPTPPPQNVARVCLSENPHVEAAETRVTSSLKKPAVSSGKDGESSSSTEQDNKVYKRKTMSQSDSVPPGSESDGDSVQMSSSHKTVDSKSKTSSDSRSKAVKKSSSGSHVEEKEKSSSKRTENHERSSSYSKLDRDSRHTSSRSSRSDKDRRRSRSRSRSRSRGSRTSSSHSRAERSRGDRGSRSERSYYHDSDRRSHRSSPRRDRRRSRSRTDRTRDSSDSEDDHRKTRTRTSDSSRSSTHSNSHKESKSSSYSKSERATKSVDSPHSSELDKRTQSSKSERTSKRLSDSDSQRKCSPDLESSYRKSSTHQKSETNSKSSSSSQHIHSQTYEKRHKSSLSDSEADHKGKSQAPDKSSGSEDNCKNSLNKTSRPDLNQKTPSRASVKTTGHDRQSNDIFHSPSKALTCAATIESYSHSEQDSESQLNDTNQRNEQGNQDVLEMVTCTDKSLQESLSNRSNETKSGLEVENKNATLSSSESLKQVKVALENLTNSQNRPHENSNASVLNSCSSIDSIMCSQDMEVVEYSLGPKSLLDTVERTVTHDAQQNTKPEIVEMKQVLTDSEQSGTSSPLKSDLSCLESENQLTCGQQNTDIVKKNSISTKKSRWDIVGQDTSESDTSQRTLCAESKPTVKKVISVKKIEFSKENSQQDSDNTVQEAETHSKLVKQTELPKQEVGSDSASKTDKCKDQSEPSLASTSIDHCDLKLTISQKTNTDEPLHTNDASRADKAAKMQSWNGDDCEEKSESSAHKRTSLSQDPLGGQSEASDSDNSEYDSDCGEAIKRLHSVVVVPKNSSLTMDTQDTGASLCSPINNSDLQNAHIAAGLNIEVKNCPPIAFGKTRAGVSDSSNASMFFQSQSNMIDSTSHSEGSSSVGVQPYTTGHISAHGSATDPAHSLDNSRHCEQGHKQHNVSRRGERMYSHYQHDDFSNADNINDKHGFSLGWDFTQPEQPSSTYQQPDSSHEPQLLNTKPTETFPKGQEHKESNASWNHQAPNMQTSRESYLHAHEHYQDPAGEIHPDSLTNDHEDYSGDKLAAVECIGPNTPGSSSFVQGHEISSNSRGSAVPDPPREDNFRPHRGRGPPKKRRQEIESDSDNEAEAGPAVKRERQGDTDVSKETIVKTEANRPSLNLQDFQDSNKWKDFSRSKKMPPYFDLIEENLYLTERKKSKSHRDIKRMQCECPMLSREERSRGVLACGEDCLNRLLMIECSSRCLNGMYCSNRRFQMKQHADFEVILTEDKGWGLRAAKDLTTNTFVLEYCGEVLDHKEFKTRVKEYARNKNIHYYFMSLKNNEIIDATLKGNCSRFMNHSCEPNCETQKWTVNGQLRVGFFTTKAVPEGTELTFDYQFQRYGKEAQKCFCGAPSCRGFLGGENRVSVRAAGGRMKKDRSRKNALTTVDEELEALLENGEGLYDEKQVVSLCRLMVRVENMEQKLICLKLIQDTQNPSCLKQFLDHHGLSLLWIFMVELSEAKGNSANNIKLQLEIMKTLAVLPISTKNMLEESRVLTFIQRWAQSKTLPQPAEMDGYSSENTSRAQTPLNTPDGSSAKLGPELDGDTSKPAVYPRLKIISENSLDSALSDASKASDGKEEEEEEDDEEEDESSHGGVPDEKQLKAEPVGGAADPTKEATEESVKEVKEETQEELGMSSSSQHQPQAEEVKDKMELDLEKKDIEMKEDTSDSLKDEPEGPKELSEEQENGEEQASQVVSEKAELEGDEPTVKVHEPESPSVQKDITDIASEQPSEQMEVQSETQEAEKPPPDCGIQPGESATEAPPSSETPEASMPSVVSMPSEVPAAPVDPSVIGTPSQDEEEGVSDVESERSQEPQLSALDITGMAARLLESWKDLKEVYRIPKKSQVEKEANDRSRDRDTALTPRATSGSREREREREKERERDRDRDYDRDRDRDRDRDRDRDRDRERDRDRDRDWDRERDRDRDRASDKTPRSTERRRRRSTSPPPSSYERSSRRTEERFDPSNSNKTPRGVGGKERNKLSTEERRKLFEQEVAQREAQKQLQQQQQQQQQLQTMAYDPALAYGSSPGFITYPPGYPIQTFVDPSNPNAGKVLLPTPAVEPTLNYEQTPPQRPISDLRMPSPSSTSQATPVSSISQHITTTNLAAGNPQQYAQPTVAAQDAGVAVLSVPAQTAPQVQSQQSYTTLWDPTTQQAVTVQTQPAQQYAAPPAPAQTQTAIYYQGQPCQTIYSIPTAYPQANTPVIQAYTEPTASYLHGQPVYPGHQQGVVVQQGGTVTTIVTSQTVQQEMIVPNNVIDLPPPSPPKPKTIVLPPHWKVARDPEGKIYYYHIATRQTQWDPPPSWDGNSDNTSVDHESEMDLGTPTYDENPSKFSTKTAEADTSSELAKKSKETFRKDMSQFIVQCLNPYRKPDCKLGRISNTEDFKHLARKLTHGVMNKELKACNNPEDLECNENVKHKTKEYIKKYMQRFGSVYRPKEDTEVY
- the setd2 gene encoding histone-lysine N-methyltransferase SETD2 isoform X3, which translates into the protein MGEPCDLKHLVKEEGSSASVTVEGLSKAALIKSLSPRVMLSNHLLPKGTKMKVNLEDQGRQKVSFSFATPKKPMQSPFFIPASPEKSVSEPNAALSQSASDKGGQNTDSKPEKKQTPMVPTSIAETLPQTPVTSATKPKTDLAQMHFKKQILSVSVTEEKPTSVVPEEPQSPEPQVLQKSTSKSETEFPTPPPQNVARVCLSENPHVEAAETRVTSSLKKPAVSSGKDGESSSSTEQDNKVYKRKTMSQSDSVPPGSESDGDSVQMSSSHKTVDSKSKTSSDSRSKAVKKSSSGSHVEEKEKSSSKRTENHERSSSYSKLDRDSRHTSSRSSRSDKDRRRSRSRSRSRSRGSRTSSSHSRAERSRGDRGSRSERSYYHDSDRRSHRSSPRRDRRRSRSRTDRTRDSSDSEDDHRKTRTRTSDSSRSSTHSNSHKESKSSSYSKSERATKSVDSPHSSELDKRTQSSKSERTSKRLSDSDSQRKCSPDLESSYRKSSTHQKSETNSKSSSSSQHIHSQTYEKRHKSSLSDSEADHKGKSQAPDKSSGSEDNCKNSLNKTSRPDLNQKTPSRASVKTTGHDRQSNDIFHSPSKALTCAATIESYSHSEQDSESQLNDTNQRNEQGNQDVLEMVTCTDKSLQESLSNRSNETKSGLEVENKNATLSSSESLKQVKVALENLTNSQNRPHENSNASVLNSCSSIDSIMCSQDMEVVEYSLGPKSLLDTVERTVTHDAQQNTKPEIVEMKQVLTDSEQSGTSSPLKSDLSCLESENQLTCGQQNTDIVKKNSISTKKSRWDIVGQDTSESDTSQRTLCAESKPTVKKVISVKKIEFSKENSQQDSDNTVQEAETHSKLVKQTELPKQEVGSDSASKTDKCKDQSEPSLASTSIDHCDLKLTISQKTNTDEPLHTNDASRADKAAKMQSWNGDDCEEKSESSAHKRTSLSQDPLGGQSEASDSDNSEYDSDCGEAIKRLHSVVVVPKNSSLTMDTQDTGASLCSPINNSDLQNAHIAAGLNIEVKNCPPIAFGKTRAGVSDSSNASMFFQSQSNMIDSTSHSEGSSSVGVQPYTTGHISAHGSATDPAHSLDNSRHCEQGHKQHNVSRRGERMYSHYQHDDFSNADNINDKHGFSLGWDFTQPEQPSSTYQQPDSSHEPQLLNTKPTETFPKGQEHKESNASWNHQAPNMQTSRESYLHAHEHYQDPAGEIHPDSLTNDHEDYSGDKLAAVECIGPNTPGSSSFVQGHEISSNSRGSAVPDPPREDNFRPHRGRGPPKKRRQEIESDSDNEAEAGPAVKRERQGDTDVSKETIVKTEANRPSLNLQDFQDSNKWKDFSRSKKMPPYFDLIEENLYLTERKKSKSHRDIKRMQCECPMLSREERSRGVLACGEDCLNRLLMIECSSRCLNGMYCSNRRFQMKQHADFEVILTEDKGWGLRAAKDLTTNTFVLEYCGEVLDHKEFKTRVKEYARNKNIHYYFMSLKNNEIIDATLKGNCSRFMNHSCEPNCETQKWTVNGQLRVGFFTTKAVPEGTELTFDYQFQRYGKEAQKCFCGAPSCRGFLGGENRVSVRAAGGRMKKDRSRKNALTTVDEELEALLENGEGLYDEKQVVSLCRLMVRVENMEQKLICLKLIQDTQNPSCLKQFLDHHGLSLLWIFMVELSEAKGNSANNIKLQLEIMKTLAVLPISTKNMLEESRVLTFIQRWAQSKTLPQPAEMDGYSSENTSRAQTPLNTPDGSSAKLGPELDGDTSKPAVYPRLKIISENSLDSALSDASKASDGKEEEEEEDDEEEDESSHGGVPDEKQLKAEPVGGAADPTKEATEESVKEVKEETQEELGMSSSSQHQPQAEEVKDKMELDLEKKDIEMKEDTSDSLKDEPEGPKELSEEQENGEEQASQVVSEKAELEGDEPTVKVHEPESPSVQKDITDIASEQPSEQMEVQSETQEAEKPPPDCGIQPGESATEAPPSSETPEASMPSVVSMPSEVPAAPVDPSVIGTPSQDEEEGVSDVESERSQEPQLSALDITGMAARLLESWKDLKEVYRIPKKSQVEKEANDRSRDRDTALTPRATSGSREREREREKERERDRDRDYDRDRDRDRDRDRDRDRDRERDRDRDRDWDRERDRDRDRASDKTPRSTERRRRRSTSPPPSSYERSSRRTEERNKTPRGVGGKERNKLSTEERRKLFEQEVAQREAQKQLQQQQQQQQQLQTMAYDPALAYGSSPGFITYPPGYPIQTFVDPSNPNAGKVLLPTPAVEPTLNYEQTPPQRPISDLRMPSPSSTSQATPVSSISQHITTTNLAAGNPQQYAQPTVAAQDAGVAVLSVPAQTAPQVQSQQSYTTLWDPTTQQAVTVQTQPAQQYAAPPAPAQTQTAIYYQGQPCQTIYSIPTAYPQANTPVIQAYTEPTASYLHGQPVYPGHQQGVVVQQGGTVTTIVTSQTVQQEMIVPNNVIDLPPPSPPKPKTIVLPPHWKVARDPEGKIYYYHIATRQTQWDPPPSWDGNSDNTSVDHESEMDLGTPTYDENPSKFSTKTAEADTSSELAKKSKETFRKDMSQFIVQCLNPYRKPDCKLGRISNTEDFKHLARKLTHGVMNKELKACNNPEDLECNENVKHKTKEYIKKYMQRFGSVYRPKEDTEVY